gataaaattatatgtaataaacatattaaataaataatgtataagaTTAACTGAATTGTCAATGCAAGCTGAACTAAATTCAGTGCTAAATATAAAAACGtaatctttttcaaaataataataaatactgcaatAGTATATaagtaatactaaaataacaagatATAACTGACACAAGTCTAACAAGAAGGATTAGATTAAATAATTGACCATAATTTACCAACAAGATTGCCAATCAAAATGTGCTTTAGAGCTGATAGAATGATAAAATATCCATAGGCCTGACAGACAGCCGCACAGTGTAGTTCTTGATTTTTAAATCACTTGAGCCTTCAGccttaatcaaattaaataattagataAATTATGAAGGATGATGATTGTTTTGGATGTGTACTCTGAAGCTCTGTGAATTGTTATTGTCTTTTAAAGTTATTGTCTTTTCAGACATGTGAAGGAATAAAATATAGATCTGATAGGTGCAAATTACAGACAGATAAgtaacatttgattttattttttttaggactTTGAATGGTTTGAAAAGTTGAAACTTGATTAGAATTGGGACTTCTGAGTGtctatactatatatttattggtttatttatttatttatttattgcatgtgAATTTACACAGCTTTTacaaattgcaattttatgagattaatatttaaaatatataaactgaaatatagaaatatgaaatgatagaatgatacttttaaatatgaaactaaaatTACCTTGCTGAGTCATTTATTCAATTGATTCTTTCAAAATGACTGATACATTCAGGCAGTAAGAAACTGATCTCTTTTAAATGGATCAGTGAATcacacttttgttttgttcaaaatgcaaattcattcagTAAGAATGCTGCAAAGATTCACAACAAGGCTCTGTTTGGAACTACTTTTTATTGGAACTATATAAGtggtaatatatattatatgatatatatatatatatatatatatatatatatgtgtgtgtgtgtgtgtgtgtgtgtgtgtgtgtgtgtgtgtgtgtgtgtgtgtgtgtgtgtgtgtgtgtgtgtgtaaattaacAAACatagttcatttttaaatatttccttgtttttattttactctaaaGTTAGGTTTATGTTTGACTATAGTTTGGTATAGTTTACCGGGAGAAATATTCTATCAACAAGTGTTCAACAAGTGTTCAacaagtgtttgtttatttcccCCCCTAATCACTTATATACTTTGAGTTTTATCCAGAGGAACCACTTCCTAAAACATTCAAGATCTCTTAAGGTTTTGCCTAAACGTCTTGAAGCTTTACTgccctttttgtctttttgtagtTTAATACAGACCAGAACTGCTTCCTGCACTGAGATGACCCATAGTAGTACAGCAGAGGGTCCACGAAAACACTTGAACTCCCCAAACACACAGCTACCAGGTAAGCAGTGTATGAAGAATTTTCCTCCCCGCTGTGATTTCCGGCCGCTAAATGAACACAGTGGTACAACAGGATGCCATTGGTTGGAGCAAAGCACATGACAAATACAATTAGCACAGCAATAGTCAGAATCACAGCTTTCCTTCGCTTGTCTGAAGATGAGGGTGATGTAGCGAAGTGATCAGACTTTACACTGAGCACATATATGATGGTGGAGTAACTCACTATGGTGACGACAAGCGGCAAGAAGAAACAGAGGCAGGAGAGGATGGAGAACAGGTACACATACAGCTGTGTGTGATACAACACATCGTGGCAGGTGATGCCCACATTCTCAGTGTTGAGTGTTTGTCTCACTAAGAGAAGAGGTACAGTACCAGCGAGCGCCAGCAGCCagaccagcacacacacacatgaggcTTTCCTCGTGCTCCTCCAGGTCAGAGAGGCGATGGGAAACACCACGGCCAGCAGCCGGTCCACACTCATGCACATCATCAGCAGTATGGAGCAGTACATGTAGCAGTAGTAAGCTGCACTGATCACACGACACAGAGCCTCACCGAACACCCAATCTGAAGAGTTCAGCTGGTAGTGGATCTTCAGAGGCAGCAGCAGGGTGAAGAGCAGGTCCACACACGCCAGGTGAGACATGTAGATCACCGCTGGTTTCTTCTCTCGGATCCTACAGGTGAACGCCACCAGGGCCAAAGCGTTCATGGGCAAACtaatgaggatgatgaagatgtaGAACGAGGGCATGAGATGTGTGACCAGCGGGCCTTTGAGGAAGACAACAGCTTCATCTGAGATGCCAAATGTGTTCAAGACATATGCAgtttcattgtattcttctacatCCATAGAAGCGTTGGTGGAAATCTTGGCAAAAAATTTTTCTTTGGCATACAGAATTACGTAAGTAGAATAACTGCATGTATTAAAACCTGTAACAATAAAAGTGAAGTATCTTATGAGGATCTGATGAAGGCTTCAAGTTAAATAAAGCCACATGCTAGACATATGAATAAACACAGCTCCATAGAGAATTTATGCATTACAGTTTCtgtgttaaagtgtaaaaatacaatagGTGTGGACTTATTGAAGGAACAAAACTTCTTATAggttacagtatgtttttttactgtgtgtTCATAGATTGATCAAAGTCATTTGGGCTTGAAACAACATGACAGCAAAGCAAGACAGCAGGTGGTCCTCACATTGAACTGGCAACCCTGAACCGAATTCATCTGACATCTGCGTTGAAGACTCATTGTCATCAGTGGGCTCATCAGTCTGTTCAAAACTGCTTACAGAGCTTCCTGCAaccaaacaagacaaaacaccATCAGTGAAAAGGAAATTGGGTCTAATTGAACTTGATTAGGAAGTTAAACTATATAATTTCCAATAAGCACTAATAGCAGTGCATCTCTTAGCAATTGGATCTACGTTTAATTCATGCAGATTCTTTAATGGTTCTGGATGGAAACATAATATGTAGCCACAATATTTTTTGCAGAACAACGCTATTTAGACATACAAATAGCTTTCTTTGAGCTATCGCATGATTTAAACCAGCAATCTACAAGCAAGCAATAGTTAAACACCattgaaagacaaaagaaagtTAAAAGTCAAATTTTTCATGCACAACTGCATTGAAGTACTTACAGTCAAAGGTAGCAGTGCTCGCATGCAGAAGTATAATGCAAAACAAGATTGTTTTGACCCCCATGAATACTGATCAGAGGTAACTTCTTAATTGTAGATGAATCTCTGTACAGACCGCTTCTTCTGTGCTCAGACTGTCACGATTCCGTGGTTTTCTCGGAAAGGACTCGGgactcgaaataaacttaaatatatttaatccaaacatgacaaaataaatatacaaaagccaaaacaaaaaccacgaaaagagctcgggaacaaaacagagtacgttgaaacattgaaacataGTAACGTTGAAACTTAGTAACTTTGATAATCCGACAACCGTGAACACAGAACACAGGGTTTAtatacacaaggaaatgaactaaattaacaagacacggctgaagacaattaaacaattaaacacaatgggaaggcagggcacagacaacacgtggctcgagacaaaaacaataacaaaagtccagaggtGACAAtgccccctcccggaaggtgcgtcctcgcacctaaagtaacaacaaacaaaaaaacaacaactcggAACTGGGaataccggatcttgggaggaggttccgtgGAGGACGACTCCCAGGAGGGGCaagcagacaggagtccagggggcacagaaggagggaggagccagggaggacacaggaggagtccggagcaggaggagatccagagcccagccatgatggtccatggtggcgccgaaggagggaggagccatggaggaggagcgccatcgactccatgggtccgaccgacggcggagcaggtgg
This window of the Puntigrus tetrazona isolate hp1 unplaced genomic scaffold, ASM1883169v1 S000001111, whole genome shotgun sequence genome carries:
- the LOC122340953 gene encoding proteinase-activated receptor 1-like, which encodes MSDEFGSGLPVQCFNTCSYSTYVILYAKEKFFAKISTNASMDVEEYNETAYVLNTFGISDEAVVFLKGPLVTHLMPSFYIFIILISLPMNALALVAFTCRIREKKPAVIYMSHLACVDLLFTLLLPLKIHYQLNSSDWVFGEALCRVISAAYYCYMYCSILLMMCMSVDRLLAVVFPIASLTWRSTRKASCVCVLVWLLALAGTVPLLLVRQTLNTENVGITCHDVLYHTQLYVYLFSILSCLCFFLPLVVTIVSYSTIIYVLSVKSDHFATSPSSSDKRRKAVILTIAVLIVFVMCFAPTNGILLYHCVHLAAGNHSGEENSSYTAYLVAVCLGSSSVFVDPLLYYYGSSQCRKQFWSVLNYKKTKRAVKLQDV